The proteins below are encoded in one region of Paenibacillus sp. YYML68:
- a CDS encoding NADH:flavin oxidoreductase: MIRDSHLFSQLQLGSLTLSNRAVLSPMTRTSAEPSGQANDRMARYYSRFAKGGFGLIITEGIYPDLVNSRSYENQPGIASDQQAESWRPVIQAVQQEGGKIVAQLMHAGALVQHSGFTPIAPSAVRPVGTMLEDHGGSGEFAVPRAMTLEEIRAVVESFAQAASRAKQIGFDGVEVHAANGYLLDQFLTDYTNHRTDEYGGSTERRIRIVVEVLEAIRAATGPDYVVGVRISQGKVNDFHHKWADRESDAKIIFERLRAASPHYIHTTEYKAFAPAFGEGSPTLAELARRYSGLPVIANGKLGEPEQAEALLEKGEADLIAIGTSALVNPDWVKKVQAGEALNAFDHHFLQPIATLKEEETVE, translated from the coding sequence ATGATACGCGATTCTCATCTTTTTTCACAATTACAATTAGGTTCATTAACGTTATCGAACCGGGCGGTGCTATCACCAATGACTCGGACCAGCGCGGAGCCGTCCGGCCAAGCGAACGACCGTATGGCCCGCTACTACTCTCGCTTTGCGAAGGGTGGCTTCGGCCTCATCATCACAGAAGGGATTTATCCGGATCTGGTGAACAGCCGCAGCTACGAGAATCAGCCCGGCATAGCCAGCGATCAGCAGGCGGAATCATGGCGGCCTGTCATTCAAGCTGTTCAGCAGGAAGGGGGGAAGATTGTCGCGCAGCTGATGCATGCTGGCGCGCTCGTACAGCACAGCGGCTTTACGCCTATCGCTCCATCCGCGGTGAGACCGGTCGGGACGATGCTGGAAGACCACGGCGGGAGTGGAGAGTTCGCCGTTCCGAGGGCAATGACTTTGGAGGAAATACGCGCGGTGGTTGAAAGCTTCGCTCAGGCCGCAAGCCGCGCGAAACAGATCGGATTTGACGGCGTAGAAGTCCATGCGGCGAACGGCTACCTTCTGGATCAATTCCTCACAGACTACACGAACCATAGGACGGATGAATACGGCGGTTCGACTGAACGTCGAATCCGGATCGTCGTGGAGGTGCTGGAAGCGATTCGCGCTGCCACAGGCCCGGATTATGTGGTTGGCGTTCGCATTTCGCAAGGAAAGGTGAACGATTTCCATCACAAATGGGCTGACCGCGAGAGCGATGCCAAGATCATTTTTGAGCGGTTAAGAGCGGCGTCCCCCCACTATATTCATACAACTGAGTATAAAGCCTTTGCTCCAGCTTTCGGGGAAGGTAGCCCGACGCTTGCCGAGCTGGCCAGACGTTACAGCGGCCTTCCCGTCATCGCCAACGGCAAGCTGGGCGAGCCGGAACAGGCGGAGGCCCTGCTTGAGAAGGGCGAAGCCGATCTGATTGCAATCGGTACCAGTGCTCTAGTTAATCCCGATTGGGTGAAGAAAGTGCAAGCAGGTGAAGCGTTGAACGCCTTCGATCACCATTTTTTGCAGCCGATTGCGACGCTGAAAGAAGAAGAGACCGTCGAATGA